Proteins from a single region of Phycisphaeraceae bacterium D3-23:
- a CDS encoding Ldh family oxidoreductase, translating to MAQVSTQSQTCEPKAIRSLCAQLLESQGLPAQHARLLADSLVESNLRGIDSHGVARLPHYLERIRQGSIEPRPEMGYEHLGPAAGRLDGGHGMGQLAMSRAADEAVALARDCGAAGWVSVCNSSHCGALSYFGLQVAQAGMIGLVFTHVDPMVLPHGATEPFCGTNPMCVTVPGRGGRDICLDMATSVTPWNSVANAAQEGVLIPRGWAVDAQGQDTTRPDEVAALYPAAGYKGAGLGLVIDVLCAMLSGAPIGPDIPKMYGDYTERRRLGGLVGAIDIRRFVEVEAFRERIEQMLTRWGQVRPADPDGKVLFPGEPELNCRAQRLRDGIPLGLNLLDTFSQLADKHGIPRLKPMGRASDTLGPSAPGTPRRRADRARRR from the coding sequence ATGGCTCAAGTCTCAACACAATCCCAAACATGCGAACCAAAGGCGATTCGGTCGCTGTGCGCCCAGCTCCTCGAATCCCAGGGGCTGCCCGCGCAGCACGCACGGCTGCTCGCCGACTCTCTGGTCGAGTCGAACCTGCGGGGGATCGATTCGCACGGCGTAGCGCGGCTGCCCCACTATCTGGAGCGAATCCGACAGGGGAGCATCGAGCCGCGCCCCGAAATGGGGTACGAGCACCTGGGCCCTGCGGCGGGCCGACTGGATGGCGGCCACGGGATGGGCCAGCTCGCGATGTCGCGTGCCGCCGACGAGGCCGTCGCCCTCGCCCGAGACTGCGGCGCCGCGGGCTGGGTCAGCGTCTGTAACTCCAGCCACTGCGGCGCGCTGTCATACTTCGGCCTACAGGTCGCGCAGGCAGGCATGATCGGGCTGGTGTTTACGCATGTCGATCCGATGGTCCTACCCCATGGTGCCACCGAGCCTTTCTGCGGGACCAACCCGATGTGCGTCACGGTGCCCGGACGTGGGGGTCGGGACATCTGCCTGGATATGGCGACGAGCGTGACGCCGTGGAACAGTGTCGCCAACGCCGCACAGGAAGGCGTCTTGATCCCGCGGGGCTGGGCGGTGGATGCCCAAGGCCAGGACACCACGCGTCCCGACGAAGTCGCCGCCCTCTACCCGGCCGCTGGTTACAAGGGCGCGGGGCTTGGCCTGGTGATCGACGTGCTCTGCGCGATGTTGTCGGGCGCGCCCATCGGGCCGGACATCCCCAAGATGTACGGCGACTACACCGAGCGGCGGCGACTGGGCGGACTGGTCGGCGCGATCGACATTAGGCGCTTTGTCGAAGTCGAAGCGTTCCGCGAACGTATCGAACAGATGCTAACGCGTTGGGGGCAGGTGCGCCCGGCCGATCCGGACGGCAAGGTGCTGTTCCCGGGCGAGCCCGAACTGAACTGCCGGGCGCAGCGCCTGCGCGATGGGATCCCTCTGGGGCTCAACCTGCTCGATACGTTTTCGCAGCTGGCCGACAAGCACGGCATCCCCCGACTAAAGCCCATGGGGCGCGCATCCGATACACTCGGCCCGTCCGCCCCAGGCACCCCCCGGCGGCGCGCCGACCGCGCCCGACGCCGGTGA
- a CDS encoding GntR family transcriptional regulator yields the protein MDTSPSSVVPIPSAVGLRRTVTQHLMRSIFTGKMTSGDRLVVTKLAGQLGVSATPVREALVELHNIGLVDLLPNRGGVCLPFGVRQLREIYHIRRILEVETIRLACGHIPKKQLVSLTQAFEALAMQDCMDPDWSPRAIDYDIALHTLIAEHCGNSRICHELDRYAVMMRAIREVAGNQRDIQKQAIDDHLQIISALMDGDASAASRAMSRHIDHTAVNVEPLIFKGDKPG from the coding sequence ATGGATACATCTCCTTCTTCAGTGGTGCCGATTCCTTCCGCTGTTGGCCTGCGTCGGACAGTGACCCAACATCTGATGCGGTCGATCTTTACCGGCAAGATGACCTCGGGCGATCGGTTGGTCGTGACCAAGCTCGCGGGCCAGCTGGGCGTAAGCGCTACGCCGGTGCGAGAGGCATTGGTCGAGCTGCACAACATCGGCCTGGTCGATCTCCTGCCCAATCGGGGGGGCGTCTGTCTGCCATTCGGTGTACGCCAGCTGCGCGAGATCTACCACATCCGCCGGATCCTGGAGGTCGAGACGATCCGCCTGGCGTGCGGGCACATCCCCAAGAAGCAGCTCGTTTCGCTGACCCAGGCGTTCGAGGCATTGGCAATGCAAGACTGCATGGACCCGGATTGGTCGCCCCGCGCGATCGACTATGACATCGCGCTGCACACGCTCATCGCCGAACATTGCGGCAACAGCCGCATCTGCCATGAGCTGGACCGCTACGCTGTGATGATGCGTGCCATCCGCGAGGTTGCGGGCAACCAGCGCGACATCCAGAAGCAGGCCATCGACGATCACCTCCAGATTATCTCTGCACTGATGGACGGCGACGCCTCGGCTGCGTCTCGTGCGATGAGCCGACACATCGACCATACCGCCGTCAACGTCGAGCCGCTTATCTTCAAAGGTGACAAGCCCGGCTAA